The Deinococcus detaillensis DNA window AGCACGCCGCACCCCGCGCCCAAGTACATCGTCAATTCGAGTCTGCCGCGCGGCGCGAGCAAGCAAGTCGACTGGGCGGCCAACGGCTACAACCTCTACATCACCCGCACCATCAAAGACGCTTCGGGCGTGCGGACAGACCGTGTGGATACCCTTTACAAGCCCTGGCAAGCCGTGTACGAAATGGGGCCAAGCTAAACGAAATTTGAGTGCAAAGAAAGCAAAGGGGCCAACCGGTAGAGGTGGCCCCGCCTTTTTTGGATGGCCGCTTAACCCGCCTGCTCCGGCTCAAAGTCCTGACTGGCCAGCACCACCGACGTTTCCACTTGCCGGTCTGGAATGTTCCAGAAGGTTCGCAGCAAGGCATTCTTTCGGCTCTCCGAAACCAAGGCGAAGCCGTGCCTTTGGTAAAACCGGATGGCCCACGTCGCCGCTTGCCAAGTTCCGATCAAGATGGGCTTGGACGTTTGGGATGTCAAATCTGCGAGAAGCTGGCCGCCGATGCCCTGACCCCGCTGGGCGCTGCGGACGTAGGCGTGGCGAATCAGATTGACCTCCCCCTTGTCTTGGATTCCCATCACGCCGGTCACCCGCCCCGCGTCCACTCCGTCACCCTCAACCCAGCAGCGGAAGCGCACACCGTCCGCGATTTGCCCGGTTAATTCCGACTCGCTCATATAAGGTTCAACCCAGCGGTCTGCCGGAATGATGCCCTTGTATGCGCTGGCGGCGTCGTTGATGACCGCGTAGATTTCGGGCAGGTCACTGGCTGAGGCGTCCCTAATCATTTTGCCTCGCCAGTGCTGGAGCGCAACACCAATTTCGGCTCGAAGGTGCGGACGCGCGGTGGCCCCCGGTGCCCACTCAAACGCGAGAGCAGCAAGGTGGCCGCTTCGTAAGCCATGGCTTCCACCGGCTGGTGCAGTGTGCTCAGGCCACGCGCCGCCGCCCATGGCTGATCGTCAAAGCCCAGCACTTTGAGCTGCGTGCCCACCTTGAGGCCGCGTGCGTGTGCTTCGTCGAGCACCGCTCCAGCCAGCAAGTCGGCGGACGCGAAAACGGTGGCGGGAAATTCGGCCCCGTCGAGGAAGCGGGCGGCCACCGTGCGGGCAGCGTGCGGATCGAATGAGCTGGTAAGTTCGGCGGTGGTGGAGCGCCCAGCCGCCGTCAGAGACTCGTGAAATCCGGCGCTGCGCTCCTCGAACACCCGCGAGGTAAAAATCTGATCCAGCTCGGTTTCGACCCAAATAGCGTAGAGGTGGCCCGCTTGTTGGGCGACAAACTCTCCGGCCAGCACGCCGCCGAGGTGGTTGTCCATCCGGGCGCAGTCCACGCCTTCGGCGTAAGCGTCCACCAACACCACCGGCTGCTGATCGCGCAAGCGGTTGTCGGTAAACATCTGGGTCAGGTTGTAGGTGGCCATCACCAGCCCGTCGGCTTGGTAGGCCAAAGTGTGGCTGCCCAAATAGCGCTCCAAGCGGGCGCGGTCGAGCAGCGGAAAGATCGCCACGTCGTAACGGGCTTCTTGAAAAGCGGCTTCGAGGCCGTCGAGCAGCCGGACATAAAACTCGGTGGTCACGACCGGCAGCAAAATACTGATGGTGTACGACTTGCCGCCCGCGATCCGGCGGGCGTGGGGATTGGGAACGTAATCGAGTTGGTGAATGGCGCTGAGCACCGTTTGGCGGGTGGAATCGCGCACGGCGGCGTGGTTGTTCAGAACCCGCGACACCGTGCCGACGCCGACGCCCGCCAGACGCGCCACGTCTTGAATGGTTGGTTTGTGCATTGGCGGCATTCTAACCCCAGAACGCGGCGGCGTGGAAGCAGCTTCCAAAGGCATTTAGAGTGGGAGGGGACAAAGGCCAGCCGGTTAGGGCGCAAAATGCGGACAAAGCCGGTGAAGCTGAAACGAAGGAAGTGAAGATGACCGAAGTTGAGCACACGCCCACCCAACCCAGCCGCGATGGCCACGCCAGTGGGAGCAGTAGCCACAGCCGTCCTTGGTATGTCTCGCTGCTGTTTGCGCTGGCAGCCGTTGCCCTGCTGCTCGGCGGCGCGTGGGTGTACGCCCGCTTGCAAAGCCCTTTTCCCTTTTTCGGCACCGCCTACACGCCGCCGCTGAGCGCTCCGAGTTTGTCCGGCACCGATCAAAGCGGCAACGCCTACACCTTTGCGCCGAACGGCAAAACCACCGCGCTGTTTTTCGGCTTCACCCATTGCCCCAACATCTGCCCGCTGAGCCTGACCTATTTGAATCAGCTGCGTGAGACATTACCCGCCGCCGAGCGCCAGAACTTTCAAATCGTGTTCGTCAGCGTCGATCCGCAGCGCGACACGCCGCCGCTCATCAAAAGCTATCTCAGCTTTTTCGGCAATGCGGTGGGCGTGCATATTCCCGAACCCCAACTGGCGAAGGTGGCGCTGAGCTACGGCGCGGCCTATACCAAAGCCGACATCAAAGGGCCGGACGATTATCAAGTCAACCACACCACCGCCACTTACCTGATCGACAAGCAGGGCAAAATCCGCTTGCTGTGGGACTACACCCAGTTGCCGCAGCTCAAGCGCTTAGAGGCCGACGTCAATGAGGTGATGCGGTGAGCTTGGCTGCTGCTCCCAGCGGCCTTGACGCCAATAATCTCAGTCCCAGCCTCAGTGAGTTGCTGGCCCTGCGCTTCGACGCTTGGGTCTGGCTGCCACTGATTTTGGTGGGCGCGTGGTACTTCGTGGCCTTTGCCCGCAGCCGCAAAACAAGTCCTAACGCTTGGCCGATCTGGCGGGCAGTGCTGTTCGGGCTGGCGCTGATCTGCACCGTGATCGTGACCCAGAGTCAGGCGATCACACTGACCCTCAACAGCATGGCGCTCTACATGGGCCGCCTGATGGTGCTGGCCGAACTGGTGCCGCCACTGGCCGTGCTGGGGATGCCGCGCCATCTCAAGATTTCGCGTGAGTCCGCGCTGGGCCGCGTCCTCAGCGTCATCCTCGATCCGTGGGTGGTGCTGGCGCTGTGGGTGGCTATCCTTATTTTCTGGAATATTCCAGCTGGATTTAACGCCAGCATCGTCACCAACACGGCCGGCGCACTCCTGCCAGGCTTGTACCTGCTGGGCGGCCTGCTGGTCTGGTCAGTGATTTTGCGGCCCCTGCCGAGCATTCAGGGGCGCAGTTTGGGCAACCGGGGCTGGTTCGGGCTGCTCAGCGGGCTGCCGATGATGGCGGTAGCGGCGGTGTGGCTGTATAGCCCCAAAGTGCTGTACACGCCTTACGTGAGTGCGCTGTGCTTGTGGAACCTGACTCCGCTGCAAAACCAGAGCATCAGCGGCTGGATCATGATGCTGGCGGGCCTGCCGGGCATGGCGGTGGCCTTGGTGCAACTGATGGGCTGGCTGATCGAACTCGCCGACAGCGGCACGCAAACGCCGCCTCCGCCCACCGCCTAAACTGCAGACATGTTTCCCACCCCAGCCCAAGCCGAGCAGCTTCTTCGAGAGGCCGAAGCGCTCAATCCCGGCGGCTGGGCGGCGCACTCGCGCTTTGTGGCACAGGCCGCCCGCGCCATAGCCGGGCATCATCCTGACCTCGATCCTGTGCGGGCTTACGTGCTGGGACTGCTCCACGATATTGGACGGCGGACTGGCCCCAACCAAGACCGACATATTTTGGATGGCCATGACTTTTTGCTCTCGCTCGGCTCCCCCGACGCCGCCCGCATCGCCCTGACCCACAGCTTTCCAGTGGCTGATCTGGCGACCTTACAGGGCGAGTGGGACGGCACCGCTCAGGAGTGGGCGCGGCTGAGTGAGCTGCTGACCGCCGCCCAGATCACCGAAGAAGACCGCTTGCTACAACTTTGCGACGCGCTGGCCCTGGCGGATGGATTTTGCACCGTGCAGGAGCGTTTGGTGGACGTGACCCTGCGCTACGGATTTAACGCGGCGACGCCGCACAAATGGCGGGCCATGCTCAAACTCAAAGCCGACTTTGACGTCAAATGTGAAAGAAATGTGTACAGCTTGCTGCCAGGATTGGTTGAGCGCCTGACGCAATGACCGGATTGACACAATTAACAAAAGAGCCAAAAAATGGGTCTGATGCAGGCGGTGTGATGAATTTGACATTTTGAAAGTGACCTGCAAGAGTTCTGTAGGTCACTTTCAGGCAGACTGGGCATTAAGGAGAACTAAAATCATGCACCAGAAGTTCATCAGCCCAGCATCCTTCTCGCGGGCGCTGTGTCATCTTGTGGCTTTGGGAACGTTATCGGCCAGC harbors:
- a CDS encoding SCO family protein, whose translation is MTEVEHTPTQPSRDGHASGSSSHSRPWYVSLLFALAAVALLLGGAWVYARLQSPFPFFGTAYTPPLSAPSLSGTDQSGNAYTFAPNGKTTALFFGFTHCPNICPLSLTYLNQLRETLPAAERQNFQIVFVSVDPQRDTPPLIKSYLSFFGNAVGVHIPEPQLAKVALSYGAAYTKADIKGPDDYQVNHTTATYLIDKQGKIRLLWDYTQLPQLKRLEADVNEVMR
- a CDS encoding GNAT family N-acetyltransferase codes for the protein MIRDASASDLPEIYAVINDAASAYKGIIPADRWVEPYMSESELTGQIADGVRFRCWVEGDGVDAGRVTGVMGIQDKGEVNLIRHAYVRSAQRGQGIGGQLLADLTSQTSKPILIGTWQAATWAIRFYQRHGFALVSESRKNALLRTFWNIPDRQVETSVVLASQDFEPEQAG
- a CDS encoding LacI family DNA-binding transcriptional regulator, with product MHKPTIQDVARLAGVGVGTVSRVLNNHAAVRDSTRQTVLSAIHQLDYVPNPHARRIAGGKSYTISILLPVVTTEFYVRLLDGLEAAFQEARYDVAIFPLLDRARLERYLGSHTLAYQADGLVMATYNLTQMFTDNRLRDQQPVVLVDAYAEGVDCARMDNHLGGVLAGEFVAQQAGHLYAIWVETELDQIFTSRVFEERSAGFHESLTAAGRSTTAELTSSFDPHAARTVAARFLDGAEFPATVFASADLLAGAVLDEAHARGLKVGTQLKVLGFDDQPWAAARGLSTLHQPVEAMAYEAATLLLSRLSGHRGPPRVRTFEPKLVLRSSTGEAK
- a CDS encoding cytochrome c oxidase assembly protein; protein product: MSLAAAPSGLDANNLSPSLSELLALRFDAWVWLPLILVGAWYFVAFARSRKTSPNAWPIWRAVLFGLALICTVIVTQSQAITLTLNSMALYMGRLMVLAELVPPLAVLGMPRHLKISRESALGRVLSVILDPWVVLALWVAILIFWNIPAGFNASIVTNTAGALLPGLYLLGGLLVWSVILRPLPSIQGRSLGNRGWFGLLSGLPMMAVAAVWLYSPKVLYTPYVSALCLWNLTPLQNQSISGWIMMLAGLPGMAVALVQLMGWLIELADSGTQTPPPPTA
- a CDS encoding HD domain-containing protein; the protein is MFPTPAQAEQLLREAEALNPGGWAAHSRFVAQAARAIAGHHPDLDPVRAYVLGLLHDIGRRTGPNQDRHILDGHDFLLSLGSPDAARIALTHSFPVADLATLQGEWDGTAQEWARLSELLTAAQITEEDRLLQLCDALALADGFCTVQERLVDVTLRYGFNAATPHKWRAMLKLKADFDVKCERNVYSLLPGLVERLTQ